Proteins from a single region of Penaeus monodon isolate SGIC_2016 chromosome 12, NSTDA_Pmon_1, whole genome shotgun sequence:
- the LOC119579810 gene encoding uncharacterized protein LOC119579810, producing MFKISALCVLVLVQVSVGLYYENRPLVCPLKQEVQYEDKVIQATYLEVLEQPLVATHVHLKTVYQTTTLPVTATHIHTVTGPPPNATVTEVQLVETQVPQTVTQIETVTNRLTETVLDVATRTATNYHTLVETVAVLETQFDTVTEVQTRLADITLTLQETEFSTLTWTVSQLETQQVVESIEETSVTTSTEYVPRYRTNVHTLTKMVTQTVCPPSAQHSLKW from the coding sequence ATGTTCAAGATTTCTGCTCTGTGCGTGCTGGTGTTGGTGCAGGTTTCTGTGGGACTCTATTACGAGAACAGGCCGTTAGTGTGTCCCTTGAAGCAGGAGGTGCAGTATGAAGACAAAGTGATACAAGCCACGTACTTGGAGGTCCTTGAGCAACCCTTGGTCGCTACGCACGTTCATCTCAAGACCGTTTACCAGACAACCACACTGCCCGTCACtgccacccacatccacaccgTCACTGGTCCCCCGCCAAATGCCACTGTCACAGAGGTCCAGCTGGTCGAGACTCAAGTGCCACAGACGGTGACGCAGATCGAGACCGTCACCAACAGACTCACCGAGACCGTCCTCGACGTGGCCACACGAACGGCAACCAACTACCACACCCTCGTGGAAACCGTGGCCGTGCTCGAGACCCAGTTTGACACCGTGACGGAGGTCCAGACGCGCCTGGCCGATATCACGCTTACCCTGCAGGAGACCGAGTTTTCGACGCTCACCTGGACAGTCAGTCAGCTGGAGACCCAGCAGGTGGTGGAGAGCATCGAGGAGACGAGCGTGACGACGAGCACGGAATATGTTCCTCGATACAGAACCAACGTTCACACGCTCACGAAGATGGTGACGCAGACTGTGTGTCCGCCAAGTGCACAACACTCGCTGAAATGGTGA